Genomic segment of Dromiciops gliroides isolate mDroGli1 chromosome 3, mDroGli1.pri, whole genome shotgun sequence:
TGTCCTTTATTCCTGTGTGTTTtagtggggggttttttgtttgtttgtttctttggtttggggtttgggtttttttgtgggacaatgagagttaagtgacttgcccagggtcacacagctagtaagtgtcaagtgtctgaggccagatttgaactcatatcctcctgaatttggggccagtgctttatccattgtgccacctagctgccccctgttttagAGTTTTTAACAGAAAGGGGTCTTGTATTATGTTTAAAGCATTTCTCCACTGACTGTTATTATTATGgtctattatgtttatagtttttctaATCCTGAATCTGTCTTGAATGTCTACTAGAAACTCCACCTAATAATTGTTTATCATATTTTTAGCATATCTCCATATGTGGtttctttgataatattttattcattacaATTGTTTCAATGTTAAtttgagatattggtctatagttttcttttctctgtttcttttctttccttttcttttttgcttcatttttcccTAGTTTATGTATCAGGACCACATTTGCATAACTGAAGAACTTTAGTGGGGtatattcttcctttatttttgcaAACACTTTATGtgatattagaattaattgttctttgaatatttgacagagttcatttgaaaattcatctgaccttgtttttttttctttaagttttttctcttttgagattAGGTTATTGAAAGCCTCTATTTCTTACTCcatactttatatttttgtaaacaatcatttcatataagtggTCTGTTTTACTGGCATAATccaactgtgagattaaaattggatattagatcataaatctcccctacttaacctttcccttaatttatctcccagactagtaaatggaagaagcttctggttttctagatagagcctttattgtatggtagtcacaaggtgatgttgattagaaggataggaaagtagaaatacaatacaaatcgtcttaagtctaggcttagtctatattctatataaaactcaccaaaacccaaggccacttttggggagagagaccgagtcaagcgcatgctattaaccgagagccgggccgagtcaaactccagtccgcgtctgtctgtgcagcgcagccaggagaccagcggagcaggaaaaagcccccacttccgttctctccttgccttttaagctcgcaccccggaagtcagaagtcgagtgctcagcaggcaatgctgttggtctcctccccaaaagggtggtcctaaaaaaacccaaaaattggcgtctctccattatctaaccgactgttaaaactttcctctcttccttttctacattgttgttcacatattattagttagcaatagttattatattctttttactgttccatcaaggaaatattttgtttcttgaggaacaaaaggggggaatgtggtaaaaagttttaacacaaccaaataggtttttttattattatttttccccttaatatATTGTAAATtcacctttacattttttttcttttagtaaaaaaaatgctttatttgtctgaaggaaaacaaataagCCACATTTGCAGCACTATCAGGAGTAGGAAAGGAATGGGAAACCATTTTGTTGGCTACTTCCAACATCACACGATTTTTTGTTGGCATCTCAAAAGGGAAAAAGTTCATCTGTGGGATTTGTGGTGAAAGGTTCATAGCAATAATCGTCCATATACAGTGGAAGCATCAGGCAGTTATTTCCAAATATGATTTTTGGTAAGCCCAAGGTCTTTTTGTTTTGATCATTTGTGGACAGTAGGAAACAAGATGCCCCCAATATGGGGAAATGATGTAGTTACCTATGTCTGCAGGAACTCAGGCTGTACTCAAGCTactttgaggaattctttggTGTGTGTCCTAGGGCACTGCATCTCACACCAGCTGATGGGCACCATCGGGACACCTGATTCACTGtgggccaccaccactcccaGATCATTTTCTGCAGTTGTCAGTAGGTAGTTGGACTGTGCATCacctaagaaaatcactttagccaGCATGATGTCACCTGGGCGGAAACTTATACATTTCAACCTTGTCTTTTTCAGTAGCTCGAACATCTTCCTTCCTGATAGTTCCTCTAAAGGAGTTCTTGAGTGGTGTGGATCCCACATATAAGATATGTACTTTGGCAAAGCAAGAATTAATGCTGGAGACCTTACAAGTTACGATCGTTCCCACATCTGGCAGCAGCCGGGATTCAGTCTCTCTGGTCACTGACACCACCGGAAGCTCACTGTTGTCGCTCATCTTCACCAGGCAGCCAGGGAGAGCAAGGAGAAGATGTAGCCGTGCCGGGTATAGGTGCCGCTGCTGGGGCTGGCCTCCTCCAAGTTACACAGTTGCTTGCCTGCGGGAGACAAATGCAGTGTCCATCCCTCCCATCCGGACCCCGGCCCACAGAGCCACCCAGACAACCGGGCCCTCCGCGGAAGCTCGAGGCTCTGGCCTCCCTTCCCTGGTACCTCCacctttacatttttaaatctggtgattgtttttttctctctctaagaaaaaaatatatcaactTAGTTTATGGATTATCaactttattagtttttttttcaataaatagcTTCTACTTTTATCGACCcatgattttttttgcttttaatttcaaCTTTtggtttttagatttttttcttttttgttcactgggttttttaatttttcacttgTCTAGTGTTCGGCTTTTTttggatgttgttgttgtttcatttccaagttgcatttcttttttcccctctcttttgttGACAAAAAATGATTAGAGACCTGCAGTTTCTTCTAACAACTCTTTTGGTTACATCCCAAATGTGGagtatattgttttattgttgtcatttgttTTGATGAAATCATTCATTGTTCTACAATTTGTTCTTTTGACTCACAtgttttttctattatttatttttttaattttccccaagttatgtgtaaaaaattttttcacattgattttttaaaactttgtgttccaaatgttCTTCCTCACTcatccctaagaaatcaagtaattcaatataagttaaatatgtacagtcatgcaaaacagcttcacattagtcaggttgtgaaagaaaacagggaaaataactttagaaagaagaactcacaaaaaaatgatacttcaatctgtattgagataccatcagttctttctctgttaatggtttgcatttttcatacatccttttttaaaaatttatttatttatttatttttgtggggcaatgggggttaagtgacttgcccagggtcacacagctagtaagtgtcaagtgtctgaggccagatttgaactcaagtactcctgaatccaggactggtgctttatccactgcaccacctagctgcccccttcatacatccttctgatagcatcctgctcattatttctttcacagttactatggCTATAGTATtaccctccatactattccctccctttgatatttactctattttctatcttctttcaccctatccctcctcaaaagtattttgttttttacttcccgctctcccaatctgccctcccttccttcacctctgctCCCTTAtcccccttccactttccctcagggaaagatatattactataaccacttgagtgtgtatgttattccctctttgatccaattttgatgacagtaaggttcactcattcccctgctccttccccatcttcccctccattccataagctttttcttgtttcttttatgtgacctACTTTAAAACATGTCATCGCTCACTTTCTCTTcattccagtgcattcctcttaccccttaactttattttaaagatgtcatcattggttagctaggtggcac
This window contains:
- the LOC122751401 gene encoding exosome complex component CSL4-like, coding for MWDPHHSRTPLEELSGRKMFELLKKTRLKCISFRPGDIMLAKVIFLGDAQSNYLLTTAENDLGVVVAHSESGVPMVPISWCEMQCPRTHTKEFLKVA